One Mycolicibacterium sarraceniae genomic window carries:
- a CDS encoding APC family permease — MTDALTPATHSPIPPPARPGEGEDARLAEFGYQQRLDRSVGSVASFAIGFATISATTAVFTGFGACYFTAGGPFVWTLLLAGVVFSLWAFIAADLTAKIPLAGYAYQWTSRINGPSLGWFTGFVALLGWISGMTGVGFILSGYLGGLFGWNMTQSEQILVAIAVVFLCVLINIYGVRFATMVNNIGVSLELIITVGATLLVAVIAFSAPDHHQPISVLFTGGQSGDKDSYVVAWLAAALGPFFGLIGVESGADVAEETKNARHVVPRTMFYALITSIVIELLMYVVYVLAIRDEAAVEANSAAPIEEIINQQGGPVVTKIVVAVALTNILACLLSNILVATRLTYSMARDNMLPASHLWRHVSVKSKTPTYAVLGLGCLSTVLLISALVNERAFNYILGIASLLFFSVYILQTIGLLIGVRKGTIPQGEPGTFDLGRFRVPLYVTALVVFLSVAVALIFLPQFAGNGWVFLGIVVVGTLWWGTALRGRLNRGEAGSDFARTHLSND; from the coding sequence ATGACCGATGCGCTGACACCCGCCACTCATTCACCGATACCGCCGCCAGCCCGTCCGGGGGAAGGCGAGGACGCCCGGCTCGCCGAGTTCGGCTACCAGCAGCGGCTGGACCGGTCGGTCGGCTCGGTGGCGTCGTTCGCCATCGGGTTCGCCACCATCAGCGCCACCACCGCCGTATTCACCGGCTTCGGTGCCTGTTACTTCACCGCGGGTGGGCCATTCGTCTGGACGCTGCTGCTGGCCGGTGTGGTGTTCTCGCTGTGGGCGTTCATCGCCGCGGACCTGACCGCGAAGATCCCGCTGGCCGGCTACGCCTACCAGTGGACCAGCCGGATCAACGGGCCCAGCCTGGGCTGGTTCACCGGGTTCGTGGCGCTGCTCGGCTGGATCAGTGGCATGACCGGGGTGGGCTTCATCCTGTCGGGCTACCTCGGCGGCCTGTTCGGCTGGAACATGACGCAGAGCGAACAGATCCTGGTCGCCATCGCCGTGGTGTTCCTCTGCGTGCTCATCAACATCTACGGCGTGCGGTTCGCGACGATGGTCAACAACATCGGCGTCAGCCTGGAACTGATCATCACCGTCGGTGCCACGCTGCTGGTCGCCGTCATCGCGTTCTCGGCACCCGACCACCATCAGCCGATCTCCGTGCTATTCACCGGCGGACAGTCCGGTGACAAGGACTCCTACGTGGTGGCCTGGCTGGCCGCGGCCCTCGGCCCGTTCTTCGGTCTGATCGGCGTGGAGTCGGGCGCCGACGTTGCCGAAGAGACCAAGAACGCCCGCCACGTCGTGCCGCGCACGATGTTCTACGCCTTGATCACCTCGATCGTGATCGAACTGCTGATGTACGTCGTCTACGTGCTGGCGATCCGTGACGAAGCCGCCGTGGAGGCCAACTCGGCAGCACCGATCGAGGAGATCATCAACCAGCAGGGCGGCCCCGTCGTCACCAAAATCGTTGTCGCGGTGGCATTGACGAACATCCTGGCCTGCCTGCTGTCCAACATCCTGGTAGCCACCCGGCTGACCTATTCGATGGCGCGCGACAACATGCTGCCGGCCTCACACCTGTGGCGGCACGTCTCAGTCAAGAGCAAGACCCCCACCTATGCGGTGCTCGGCCTCGGTTGTCTGTCGACAGTGCTGCTGATCTCCGCGCTGGTGAACGAGAGGGCGTTCAACTACATCCTCGGCATCGCCTCCCTGCTGTTCTTCTCGGTCTACATCCTGCAGACCATCGGACTGCTGATCGGGGTGCGCAAAGGCACCATTCCACAAGGTGAACCGGGCACGTTCGACCTGGGCCGGTTCCGCGTTCCGCTCTATGTCACGGCACTCGTGGTCTTCCTCAGCGTGGCGGTGGCGCTGATTTTCCTGCCACAGTTCGCCGGCAACGGCTGGGTATTCCTCGGGATCGTCGTGGTCGGGACCCTCTGGTGGGGTACGGCCCTACGCGGCCGCCTCAATCGTGGCGAGGCGGGATCAGACTTCGCCCGCACCCATCTGTCCAACGACTAG
- a CDS encoding aminotransferase class IV — MTIHTDFASSNLVSVEPGAIREDTPPGSVIQYSDYELDHSSEFAGGAAWIEGEYVPASEAKISIFDTGFGHSDLTYTVAHVWHGNIFRLGDHLDRLLDGSRKLRLDAGMTKKELADITKRCVALSGLRESFVNLTVTRGYGKRKGEKDLSKLNHQVYIYAIPYLWAFPPEEQIFGTTAVVPRHVRRAGRNTVDPTIKNYQWGDLTAASFEAKDRGARTAILLDADNCVAEGPGFNVVIVKDGKLFSPSRNALPGITRKTVFEIADAMGIEATLCDVTSRDLYDADELMAVTTAGGVTPIISLDGEQISDGRPGPLTVAIRDRFWALMDEPSPLIEAIDY; from the coding sequence ATGACAATTCATACCGATTTCGCCAGCAGTAACCTCGTCAGCGTCGAGCCGGGGGCGATCCGCGAGGACACCCCGCCGGGGTCGGTCATCCAGTACAGCGACTACGAACTGGACCATTCCAGCGAGTTCGCCGGCGGCGCCGCCTGGATCGAAGGCGAGTATGTGCCCGCCTCGGAGGCCAAGATCTCGATCTTCGACACCGGATTCGGGCACTCCGACCTGACCTACACCGTGGCCCACGTATGGCACGGCAACATCTTCCGGCTCGGCGACCACCTGGACCGGCTGCTCGACGGCTCCCGCAAGCTGCGCCTGGACGCCGGAATGACCAAAAAGGAGCTGGCCGACATCACCAAGCGATGCGTCGCGCTGTCGGGCCTGCGCGAGTCCTTCGTCAACCTGACCGTCACTCGCGGCTACGGAAAACGCAAGGGCGAGAAGGACTTGTCCAAGCTCAACCACCAGGTCTACATCTACGCCATCCCCTACCTCTGGGCGTTTCCGCCCGAGGAGCAGATCTTCGGCACCACCGCGGTCGTGCCGCGTCACGTCCGGCGCGCCGGGCGCAACACTGTCGACCCGACGATCAAGAACTACCAGTGGGGTGATCTGACCGCCGCCAGCTTCGAGGCCAAGGACCGCGGTGCCCGCACCGCCATCCTGCTCGACGCCGACAACTGTGTGGCCGAGGGACCCGGATTCAACGTGGTCATCGTCAAGGACGGCAAGCTGTTCTCGCCGTCGCGCAACGCGCTGCCCGGTATTACCCGCAAGACGGTGTTCGAGATCGCCGACGCGATGGGCATTGAGGCCACGTTGTGCGATGTGACCAGCCGCGATCTCTACGACGCCGACGAGCTCATGGCCGTGACGACCGCCGGCGGGGTGACACCGATCATCTCGCTGGACGGCGAGCAGATCAGCGACGGCAGGCCGGGACCGCTGACGGTGGCGATCCGGGATCGCTTCTGGGCGTTGATGGACGAGCCGTCGCCGCTCATCGAAGCCATCGACTACTGA
- the alr gene encoding alanine racemase, which translates to MAAVEAVVDLGAIAYNVQVVGDRARAGVMAVVKADGYGHGATQVARAALSAGAAELGVATVDEAMALRRDGITAPIATWLHTCTTDFAAAVASGIEVVVSSVRQLSDVAAAAEATGTIATVGVKVDTGLGRGGAALPDWPDLCEAVAKYAASGAVVMRTAMTHLARGDEPQHPLNDRQAAGLDACVAYLRRAGAPAQVIHMSNSAAALTRPDLSRDLVRAGIAVYGRTPIPAMGDFGLEPALTLTAEIAVVKRISAGQGVSYNHTWVAPRDTTIAVIACGYADGIPRVLSNGLTITIGGRSFPNVGRICMDQFVVDLGPDETRVTEGDRAVLFGTGAGGEPTAADWARAAGTIDYEILSGIRGRTVRRYVS; encoded by the coding sequence ATGGCGGCCGTCGAGGCCGTCGTCGATCTGGGTGCGATCGCCTACAACGTGCAGGTGGTGGGCGATCGGGCCCGCGCGGGTGTGATGGCCGTAGTCAAGGCCGATGGGTACGGGCACGGCGCCACCCAGGTCGCGCGGGCCGCTCTGAGCGCGGGTGCCGCCGAGCTGGGGGTGGCCACGGTCGACGAGGCGATGGCATTGCGCCGCGACGGGATCACCGCGCCCATTGCCACTTGGTTACACACGTGCACAACCGATTTCGCGGCTGCGGTGGCCTCGGGGATCGAAGTCGTAGTGTCGTCGGTTCGCCAGTTGTCCGACGTCGCTGCGGCGGCCGAAGCCACCGGCACGATCGCGACGGTCGGCGTGAAAGTCGACACCGGCCTCGGACGCGGTGGGGCCGCACTGCCGGATTGGCCCGATCTATGCGAAGCCGTGGCCAAGTACGCGGCATCCGGCGCGGTCGTGATGCGCACTGCGATGACGCACTTGGCACGGGGCGATGAGCCGCAGCACCCACTCAACGACCGGCAGGCCGCCGGATTGGATGCCTGCGTGGCCTACCTACGTCGAGCAGGGGCACCCGCACAGGTTATCCATATGTCGAATTCGGCTGCCGCCCTGACCCGCCCAGACCTCTCCCGCGATCTGGTGCGCGCAGGCATCGCCGTCTACGGCCGAACGCCCATCCCGGCGATGGGCGACTTCGGACTCGAGCCGGCTCTGACGCTGACGGCCGAGATCGCAGTGGTGAAACGGATTTCGGCTGGGCAGGGAGTGTCGTACAACCACACGTGGGTCGCGCCGCGAGACACCACCATCGCAGTGATCGCCTGTGGCTACGCCGACGGGATTCCGCGGGTGCTGTCCAACGGGTTGACCATCACGATCGGCGGGCGCTCGTTTCCCAACGTGGGCCGGATCTGTATGGACCAGTTCGTCGTCGACCTCGGGCCTGACGAAACAAGGGTGACCGAGGGCGACCGGGCGGTGTTGTTCGGCACCGGCGCCGGCGGTGAACCGACAGCAGCCGACTGGGCGCGAGCCGCCGGCACGATCGACTACGAGATCCTGTCGGGCATCCGCGGGCGGACCGTGCGACGCTACGTGTCCTGA